In the Nicotiana tabacum cultivar K326 chromosome 16, ASM71507v2, whole genome shotgun sequence genome, one interval contains:
- the LOC107822701 gene encoding uncharacterized protein LOC107822701, with amino-acid sequence MTRIISAEIFPHCPFFSNNLKPISQSQKHNSIVRCSSHEFSKVKPRNNQRVRVSTENRHAYVQQSNDLKATNFLKVLNWSCKVGKYDETLYLLDCKVKNNGYKPDVILCTKLIKGFCNSKNSDKALKVMQILEEFGEPDVFAYNALISGFCKMNKIEEANKVLNRMKSHGFPPDAVTYNILIGSLCDRGKLGLALKLLDQLKEERNCKPTVITYTILIEATILEGGIHEAMKLLDEMLSIGLQPDMYTYNAIIRGMCREKMMDQAYEFVRSLPSKGCKPDVISYNILLRALLHKGKWSDGEKLVNEMFSAGCEPNVVTYSILMSSLCRDGKLDEAINLLKIMMDKGLTPDTFTYDPLISAFCKGGRLDLAIKFLDYMISNGCLPDIVNYNTILSTMCKKGKADEAMEVFEKLAEIGCPPDVSTYNTMMSALWNNGERARALRLVSEMIEKGIDPDEITYNSLISCLCRDGLVNEALDLLGDMEGNGFPPTVITYNILLLGLCKAHRVDEAIEVLRVMVEKGRRPNETTYILLIEGIGFSGWRVQAMEVASSLYQKNAISKESVQRLRKTFPISDVYKDSNGSFLN; translated from the coding sequence ATGACTCGAATTATTTCAGCTGAGATTTTTCCTCATTGCCCCTTTTTCTCCAATAACTTGAAGCCAATATCTCAATCTCAAAAGCACAATTCTATTGTTAGATGTAGTAGCCATGAATTCAGTAAAGTAAAGCCTAGAAATAACCAAAGGGTTAGAGTTTCTACTGAAAATAGACATGCCTATGTACAACAATCCAATGATTTGAAAGCAACAAATTTTTTGAAAGTGCTAAATTGGTCATGTAAAGTAGGAAAATATGATGAAACGTTGTATCTTCTTGATTGTAAAGTGAAGAATAATGGTTATAAACCAGATGTTATTCTTTGTACTAAGCTTATTAAGGGATTTTGCAACTCAAAAAATTCGGACAAAGCATTAAAAGTTATGCAGATTTTAGAGGAATTTGGTGAACCTGATGTATTTGCATATAATGCTCTTATTAGTGGATTCTGCAAAATGAATAAGATTGAAGAGGCGAATAAGGTGTTGAATCGGATGAAATCCCACGGATTTCCTCCGGATGCTGTTACTTATAATATCTTGATTGGAAGTCTTTGTGATCGGGGGAAATTAGGGTTAGCATTGAAATTGTTGGATCagttaaaagaagaaagaaattgtAAGCCTACGGTTATTACATATACAATCTTGATAGAGGCAACGATTCTTGAAGGCGGAATTCATGAAGCAATGAAGCTTCTCGATGAGATGTTATCGATAGGGCTTCAACCCGATATGTATACTTATAATGCAATTATAAGGGGAATGTGTAGAGAAAAGATGATGGATCAAGCTTATGAGTTTGTTAGGAGTTTGCCATCTAAGGGTTGCAAACCGGATGTGATTTCTTACAATATATTGTTAAGGGCGTTATTGCATAAAGGGAAATGGAGCGATGGAGAGAAGTTAGTGAACGAGATGTTTTCTGCAGGTTGTGAACCGAATGTGGTTACTTATAGCATTTTGATGAGTTCTTTGTGTAGAGATGGGAAATTAGACGAGGCGATCAACTTGTTGAAGATAATGATGGATAAGGGATTAACACCAGATACTTTCACTTATGATCCGTTGATTTCTGCATTTTGTAAAGGAGGGAGATTAGATTTGGCTATTAAGTTCCTCGACTATATGATCTCGAATGGTTGCTTGCCCGATATAGTGAACTACAACACCATCCTTTCTACAATGTGTAAGAAAGGGAAAGCTGATGAAGCAATGGAAGTATTTGAGAAGCTCGCGGAAATAGGCTGTCCACCTGATGTGAGTACTTACAATACAATGATGAGCGCGTTATGGAATAACGGAGAGAGAGCTAGGGCGTTGAGATTGGTTTCGGAGATGATAGAAAAAGGGATTGATCCTGATGAGATTACTTATAATTCACTAATATCATGTTTATGCAGAGACGGATTAGTGAACGAGGCGCTTGATTTGTTAGGAGATATGGAAGGGAATGGTTTTCCACCTACTGTGATCACTTATAACATTCTGCTTCTTGGATTGTGTAAAGCTCATAGAGTTGACGAGGCGATTGAAGTGCTAAGAGTAATGGTAGAAAAGGGGCGTCGGCCAAATGAAACGACGTATATTCTGTTAATAGAAGGTATTGGTTTTTCAGGATGGAGAGTTCAAGCAATGGAGGTTGCTAGCTCTCTTTATCAGAAGAATGCTATTTCAAAAGAATCAGTTCAACGTTTGAGAAAAACATTTCCTATATCTGATGTTTATAAAGATAGTAATGGTAGTTTCTTGAATTAA